One Halichoerus grypus chromosome 1, mHalGry1.hap1.1, whole genome shotgun sequence genomic region harbors:
- the GTF2F1 gene encoding general transcription factor IIF subunit 1 isoform X1 gives MAALGPSSQNVTEYVVRVPKNTTKKYNIMAFNAADKVNFATWNQARLERDLSNKKIYQEEEMPESGAGSEFNRKLREEARRKKYGIVLKEFRPEDQPWLLRVNGKSGRKFKGIKKGGVTENTSYYIFTQCPDGAFEAFPVHNWYNFTPLARHRTLTAEEAEEEWERRNKVLNHFSIMQQRRLKDQDQDEEDEEKEKRSRKKASELRIHDLEDDLEMSSDDSEASGEEGGRAPKAKKKAPPTKGGKKKKKKKGSDDEAFEDSDDGDFEGQEVDYMSDGSSSSQDELEGKPKVTQQEEGPKGVDEQSESSEESEEEKPPEEDKEEEEEKKVPTPQEKKRRKDSSDESDSSEESDIDSEASSALFMAKKKTPPKRERRPSGGSSRGNSRPGTPSAESGSTSSTLRAAASKLEQGKRTNETPVAKRLRLDPGPQSLSGKSTPQPQSGKSTPSSGDVQVTEDAVRRYLTRKPMTTKDLLKKFQTKKTGLSSEQTVNVLAQILKRLNPERKMISDKMHFSLKE, from the exons ATGGCGGCCCTC GGCCCCAGCAGCCAGAACGTCACTGAGTATGTCGTTCGAGTTCCCAA AAACACAACTAAGAAATATAACATCATGGCCTTCAACGCAGCTGATAAAGTCAACTTCGCCACCTGGAATCAG GCCCGGCTGGAGCGAGACCTGAGCAACAAGAAGATTTACCAAGAGGAGGAGATGCCTGAGTCCGGCGCGGGCAGCGAGTTCAACCGCAAGCTTCGCGAGGAGGCTCGGAGGAAGAAGTATGGCATCGTCCTTAAGGAGTTCCGGCCCGAGGACCAGCCGTGGCTGCTCCGCGTCAATGGCAAATCAGGCAGAAA GTTCAAGGGCATAAAAAAGGGAGGTGTGACAGAGAACACGTCCTACTACATCTTCACCCAGTGCCCTGACGGGGCCTTTGAGGCCTTCCCCGTGCATAACTGGTATAACTTCACGCCTCTGGCCCGGCATCGCACACTCACTGCTGAAGAGGccgaggaggagtgggagag gAGAAACAAAGTCCTGAACCACTTCAGCATCATGCAGCAGCGGCGGCTCAAGGATCAGGACCAggatgaggaagatgaggagaaggagaagcgtaGCCGCAAGAAGGCCAGTGAGCTGCGCATCCACGACCTGGAGGATGACCTGGAGATGTCATCTGACGACAGTGAGGCCAGTGGTGAGGAAG GTGGTAGAGCCCCCAAGGCCAAGAAGAAGGCACCACCCACCAAGGGgggcaagaagaagaagaagaagaaggggtcCGATGATGAGGCGTTCGAAGACAGCGACGACGGGGATTTCGAGGGCCAGGAGGTGGACTACATGTCCGACGGCTCGAG CAGCTCCCAGGATGAGCTGGAGGGCaagcccaaggtcacccagcaggaGGAGGGCCCCAAGGGCGTAGACGAGCAGAGCGAGAGTAGCgaggagagtgaggaggagaAGCCGCCCgaggaggacaaggaggaggaggaggagaagaaggtgCCCACACCTCAGGAGAAGAAGCGTAGGAAAG ACAGCAGCGACGAGTCGGATAGCTCGGAGGAGAGCGACATCGACAGCGAGGCGTCCTCGGCCCTCTTCATGGCG AAGAAGAAGACGCCCCCCAAGAGGGAGCGGAGGCCGTCGGGAGGCAGCTCGCGGGGCAACAGCCGGCCGGGCACACCCAGCGCGGAGAGCGGCAGCACGTCGTCCACCCTGCGGGCGGCCGCCAGCAAGCTGGAGCAGG GCAAGCGGACGAACGAGACGCCGGTGGCCAAGCGCTTGCGGCTGGACCCCGGGCCCCAGAGCCTGTCGGGGAAGTCGACCCCTCAGCCCCAGTCCGGGAAGTCGACCCCCAGCAGCGG TGACGTGCAGGTGACCGAGGACGCCGTGCGCCGCTATCTGACACGGAAGCCCATGACCACCAAGGACCTGCTGAAGAAGTTCCAGACGAAGAAGACGGGGCTGAGCAGCGAGCAGACGGTGAACGTGCTCGCCCAGATCCTCAAGCGGCTCAACCCCGAGCGCAAGATGATCAGCGACAAGATGCACTTCTCCCTCAAGGAGTGA
- the GTF2F1 gene encoding general transcription factor IIF subunit 1 isoform X2, giving the protein MAALGPSSQNVTEYVVRVPKNTTKKYNIMAFNAADKVNFATWNQARLERDLSNKKIYQEEEMPESGAGSEFNRKLREEARRKKYGIVLKEFRPEDQPWLLRVNGKSGRKFKGIKKGGVTENTSYYIFTQCPDGAFEAFPVHNWYNFTPLARHRTLTAEEAEEEWERRNKVLNHFSIMQQRRLKDQDQDEEDEEKEKRSRKKASELRIHDLEDDLEMSSDDSEASGEEGGRAPKAKKKAPPTKGGKKKKKKKGSDDEAFEDSDDGDFEGQEVDYMSDGSSSQDELEGKPKVTQQEEGPKGVDEQSESSEESEEEKPPEEDKEEEEEKKVPTPQEKKRRKDSSDESDSSEESDIDSEASSALFMAKKKTPPKRERRPSGGSSRGNSRPGTPSAESGSTSSTLRAAASKLEQGKRTNETPVAKRLRLDPGPQSLSGKSTPQPQSGKSTPSSGDVQVTEDAVRRYLTRKPMTTKDLLKKFQTKKTGLSSEQTVNVLAQILKRLNPERKMISDKMHFSLKE; this is encoded by the exons ATGGCGGCCCTC GGCCCCAGCAGCCAGAACGTCACTGAGTATGTCGTTCGAGTTCCCAA AAACACAACTAAGAAATATAACATCATGGCCTTCAACGCAGCTGATAAAGTCAACTTCGCCACCTGGAATCAG GCCCGGCTGGAGCGAGACCTGAGCAACAAGAAGATTTACCAAGAGGAGGAGATGCCTGAGTCCGGCGCGGGCAGCGAGTTCAACCGCAAGCTTCGCGAGGAGGCTCGGAGGAAGAAGTATGGCATCGTCCTTAAGGAGTTCCGGCCCGAGGACCAGCCGTGGCTGCTCCGCGTCAATGGCAAATCAGGCAGAAA GTTCAAGGGCATAAAAAAGGGAGGTGTGACAGAGAACACGTCCTACTACATCTTCACCCAGTGCCCTGACGGGGCCTTTGAGGCCTTCCCCGTGCATAACTGGTATAACTTCACGCCTCTGGCCCGGCATCGCACACTCACTGCTGAAGAGGccgaggaggagtgggagag gAGAAACAAAGTCCTGAACCACTTCAGCATCATGCAGCAGCGGCGGCTCAAGGATCAGGACCAggatgaggaagatgaggagaaggagaagcgtaGCCGCAAGAAGGCCAGTGAGCTGCGCATCCACGACCTGGAGGATGACCTGGAGATGTCATCTGACGACAGTGAGGCCAGTGGTGAGGAAG GTGGTAGAGCCCCCAAGGCCAAGAAGAAGGCACCACCCACCAAGGGgggcaagaagaagaagaagaagaaggggtcCGATGATGAGGCGTTCGAAGACAGCGACGACGGGGATTTCGAGGGCCAGGAGGTGGACTACATGTCCGACGGCTCGAG CTCCCAGGATGAGCTGGAGGGCaagcccaaggtcacccagcaggaGGAGGGCCCCAAGGGCGTAGACGAGCAGAGCGAGAGTAGCgaggagagtgaggaggagaAGCCGCCCgaggaggacaaggaggaggaggaggagaagaaggtgCCCACACCTCAGGAGAAGAAGCGTAGGAAAG ACAGCAGCGACGAGTCGGATAGCTCGGAGGAGAGCGACATCGACAGCGAGGCGTCCTCGGCCCTCTTCATGGCG AAGAAGAAGACGCCCCCCAAGAGGGAGCGGAGGCCGTCGGGAGGCAGCTCGCGGGGCAACAGCCGGCCGGGCACACCCAGCGCGGAGAGCGGCAGCACGTCGTCCACCCTGCGGGCGGCCGCCAGCAAGCTGGAGCAGG GCAAGCGGACGAACGAGACGCCGGTGGCCAAGCGCTTGCGGCTGGACCCCGGGCCCCAGAGCCTGTCGGGGAAGTCGACCCCTCAGCCCCAGTCCGGGAAGTCGACCCCCAGCAGCGG TGACGTGCAGGTGACCGAGGACGCCGTGCGCCGCTATCTGACACGGAAGCCCATGACCACCAAGGACCTGCTGAAGAAGTTCCAGACGAAGAAGACGGGGCTGAGCAGCGAGCAGACGGTGAACGTGCTCGCCCAGATCCTCAAGCGGCTCAACCCCGAGCGCAAGATGATCAGCGACAAGATGCACTTCTCCCTCAAGGAGTGA
- the PSPN gene encoding persephin, with amino-acid sequence MAMGRVLLCSLLLLSLQRGLSRGPGARGALVAEEELRGTQRTQLGARLRRALASPCQLWSLPLPVAELGLGYASEETVIFRYCAGSCPRGARTQHGLTLARLRGQGRAHGGPCCRPTRYADVAFLDDRHRWQRLPQLSAAACSCGA; translated from the exons ATGGCCATGGGACGAGTCCTACTCTGCTCTCTGCTGCTCCTGTCGCTGCAGCGGGGCCTCAGCAGGGGCCCCGGTGCTCGGGGTGCTCTGGTGGCGGAGGAAGAGCTCCGAGGGACCCAGAGGACGCAGCTGG GTGCCCGCCTGCGCCGAGCCCTGGCCAGCCCGTGCCAGCTGTGGAGCCTGCCCCTACCTGTGGCCGAGCTGGGTCTGGGCTACGCTTCGGAGGAGACGGTCATCTTCCGCTACTGTGCGGGCAGCTGCCCCCGCGGCGCGCGCACCCAGCACGGCCTGACGCTGGCCCGGCTGCGGGGCCAGGGCCGAGCCCACGGCGGGCCCTGCTGCCGGCCCACCCGCTACGCCGACGTGGCCTTTCTCGATGACCGCCACCGCTGGCAGCGGCTGCCCCAGCTCTCGGCGGCCGCCTGCAGCTGCGGCGCCTAA